The DNA region CATTAAAAGAGAAAATTCTTGCTTCAACAGTAGCCCAAACCAGTTCCTAATTTCTTCGCGTGCGAAAAAACGCTGGCCTCGGGATTTGCGCGACTGTTCCGCGCTCCCAATCCTGACTCTCTTTCACCTCTTCCCGCGTCGAGTCGTACTGTCGCTCCGGGGCGCTGGCCCCTCTGCCCTTCTCTCGCAGACAGCGACGGCCGACGGCGCGCCGCAGGGCGCTCCGCCCTCCTGCCGCGAGCAGCCACGGCTCGCGCCGTGAGGCATATGACCGTTCGCTCCCTACAGTTCGCTCCCCCCGCCGCTTTCATCGCAGAGCCCGTCCATAGGAGATGCTGGCGCAAGGCTCAAGGGATGAGGAGAGTGCATGGCCTCAAAAGGAGACCTGTGCGGCTGTGCCTCCATCTCCCGTTCATCGAGTTCATTAGGTTCGTTATTCTTCTGTCCTGATTCCACATATATTGATGACGTGGCACCATTTAATTCCTTTTGGGAAAATATTTTTTGGGAACAGTTGGTGGAGATCTTATTTTTTACTTCCAATAGTTTGTGGCACGTTAACTTTGTTTTGCCATGCTTTTCGCTGCGCCTGCGCATGAATCCAGAGGAATCCAGAGTACGTGTCTCGCACCATGGGAGGCATCATGCATTCCATCCACCAATGGCGTGATGTTGCGTATCGCACACACAAAGAGGTCTCTCTACCTTAATTTGATAGTAGTACTATGAATTTTTCGGACGTGAAGATATATCCCAGCAAAAGTCCAAAAATTTTCCACATCATCCACAATATAAACGCGCGTAAATAGTTGAAATATGTATAACAAGCACCGGTAAATAGTTGAAATATGTGTAACAAAACCATCAGAATATGATACAGCAAACAGCATCGCTGAAGCTTTGCGTGGCCACActttagggtgtgtttggttcagctgtggatTCCTGAAAATCTGATTTCTGAAATCAGCTATGGAAAAGCTGCTGTGTGGCGGAAAGTTGAAAGCTGTTTAGCTGAATCAACTGGCAACTGTGGATTTCTGTAAGAAATGTCGGTTATGCCTCTGAGATCGTGTAAGAACGTTTATATTCTAATTAATCACATGGACCTGTAGGTGACCGTTTTAGAGAGAAAATTTTCAAGTTTATCAATATTTAATATATATACTAATTTATTCAATTTTATAATTATCATCTTTTTGTATTTCATTctaaaaattatatataacaTATAAATAGACATcaatttttctttcttctttcttatattttttccttctctctttttctcttttttccctttccttttctattCCCTTCCCGTACTCGGAGGGCTGGGAGGGCCGGCGAACTTCTCCTGTCGGAGGCCGGCGAGCTTATCCCCCAGcatctctctatctctctctctctgttggAGGAGGCAGGGGAGGCGCGCAGCGAAGGAAGgtcggcgtgcggcggcggacgTGGGCGGGGCGCTCTGTACGGCGTCCGCGACGGCCGCGAAGGCGGCGAGCTCGGCGACGAGGTGCGGGTTCGGGAGCGCGGCAAGGTAGTCGACGTCGTCGACGGCGGCGTcggggagaaggaggaggagctccaGCAGGCGCGCGGAGAACTAGACCCGCATCGAGGTAAACGCCGCCCCCTTTTGAAATTCATCGTCACCGAGCATCCCTTTATCAAATTGGTGACCGGCGAAGCGGGTGCAGGTCGTGGGGGACCTCCGTACACCAAGCTGCCGCTGTTTGGAGCTCGGAGTCTGGTCCTCAtaagttatacctgaaaaacatataattagcaaggctgagtatattagtactcagcaaggcttacccatcatctaggtatacttagcccataactagaccatggaggatttgagaggttctggtgttcttttgctgaaaagcaacaaagagtatgatctaactttcctattttagctttcagattctagtttcattaaccattataggtaagcacctatactagacaagcaagatagagattagcattcatcaagattattccaacaatagttttcgttcttactctatgtggcagaagaaataagcagtctcaatctccgcgagaaacggacgattctgaatcgaatttcacccttgcaaggtaaacttaactcacacgcttggaacatccaaaaatcgttctgaagcaaccgtttccctcatattccgggttatggatcagggccaccacaagcaactgcaggaccgtacgcacaccaattatgcaagacatacgtctgtagcgcgactacatgatcgtactcctgtctgctacgcagaacgtactcccacacgtcggtgcgtgtgtacaacagaaactaaataatcgagtggtggagacatgtccatttgccgggccaatcgggtactaggcttaccgctttaccatatttcgtggcatgtggctagtactttcaaacgcttagccaccactaccacatactacgatcttatcaacttttatcaacgcagatggggtaaccttccgagctatggtattgcacatgaccccatccatgatccttatagtgactgcagaataataaacattcaactcctatatcgcgcgagtgacaggaaatcacccgacttctaccggtcctatctattcgataaggactcagacaCAATACATAgattcctagtatcaatgcatctagggttccatttcaactcatAGACTtgatgcaagatataatatataagcataaaattgtagtaaattgaaatactgggttatgcaccagggcttgcctttactggtgggactggagtcagggatgttagtattattatcttccgaactttgattcggggcttcagataatcccttggtgatgttcacttggtctttagaagcatcctctgcagactcctaggagatctcgtaggtaccgtctacaGAAGTAGTCatgtctacatgcaatgcaacattacattcaaagtgtgcatataaatctattttacttcacgataaagttgcaatccaatattcatttaacatattactcatataacaaccaaaaagatccgaaactaaacttagatagagctttaggtggacaactaattaaaatcagctatttgttgaagactacaacagagccgattggaaacaacggaagTTCAaccgatagaattggtaaaggagggagctatctacacagttttaggaaatctgctgatttcggtttggaagagaaatcggcaggagcgatctctgtatatgagcagaagagattagccgatttgagttcacctggggtcaaactggctgatatggataggaacgtTAAAGGTACAATGCTTCAAGGATAGGACAAGAAAgaatcttgccgattggattatcagcatattTTTGGTCTATcagattggttggtgcattggccttggccttagCCGATTCATGTGGATtaggtctagccgattggatgtctactggtgctagccgattggccaaagctgtatcggccgtgcctaacagagactcttaTTGTATcaacttgccgatctgtggtggtgtgtttcggcaggtgcagccgatatgccatctaaatcggatgtctagctgatcactgtgcgcatcggcatagccgatttgtgtttttagcaaactagtcaatctgtgaacatcggcacgctagccgatcagggtatgtaactatttaatattggaagtagccgattgtgcaacaactactcgactcgtgtagcatgtaactatttgattgcgcattggtaaactagtcgagagtgtgaacatcagccgagctgatatgtgcgcatgtactagatttgtgaatcggcacaaatAGCTGACCAGTGCAtttgcaaaactagttgatcAATAAACATCGGTTGAACCGATTTAGATGACCTCAACGAACCCGCCGCCTCATCGAATCGTAGCCGGGAAGGATGACCTCGACGAACGCCGCCTCGGTGGTGGTCGCCGCCGACGGAGCCGCGCATTGATGGTGATCGCCACCGCTAGATCCACGCAAATGCCGCCTCGGGAGGCCAGAGAGGGCGCCGCGATGGGGAGGCCGGAGAGGAGCTGCCGGACATGGGCAGGAACTCCGGCCGCCGGAGTAGGGGGGGTGGCGGCGCCCCTACCCCAGCCGCGTTGGAGACGAGAGAGCAGGAGTCGGGGGAGTCTCGGGAGGAAGGAAAAAAGAACGAAGAACGAAGCGGTACGCTCATAACCGATGGCAGTGAGTAAATAACGGGTAGAATCGGTGGAAATCTGGGGTGCTAGCCGATTTCGGAGTGAACTAGGGGAATCGATCGATTCTCCGGAATCGCTGCGCCCGTCCAACCCCTTTGGTTGCGATAGTAGATTCTATGACGCGAATCGGTCATCCGAATTGGAACCAAAGGGACCCTTAGGATGTTGTTTTGTCCAGAAGAATCCATGCACTTAGAAATTTGTGCTATTCAAAGGAATCCATGCGCAGGCCAGCTGCTACGGTTACAAACAGTTCAGGCCATGCAGTAAAAGTTTGTGCCATACCTCAACGAAGAAGATAAGAATAACGAAGATAGAAGTGCTCTTCGCAACACTATAAAAGGAGTTGCTGCACAGAAGAAGGCATCCGAGGACAAGCCAGAAAAAAACTTAAGAGCGAAGAAACCTGCAAAGTTCCTAACCAATAAAATCCCTGTAGTATCCCTGTAAATTAGCCACAAAGTCGTTGTAACATATCCTCTCTGaagttttctttctttctttaaaAGTTTCGGGTTTCTGAAAGGGAAAAAGCTTGTTTGTTTTAATAAGGTAGTTTTTCTTTAAATATGCTCAATCCACTGATCGGTTGTGTGATTAAAATTTTTGTGCTAAGGATCCTTTAGAAAGAAATCTCTTCGGCAGTTCTCGTTTAAAGCCGTGTCTAGCTATTGAGAGAACGTCGTAGCTGCAGAGAAGTGCTCCCTTCAAGTGGAACTGCCTGGGGAGATGATAGAAATTTAAACCGCATAATCACATTTGTAGATATCTTAGAGAAAGGAGACTGCCTTTTAAATACAAGTTCATGATAAATACGATGAGTAACGAGTAGGATATTACAACCACAGAGCACACCGGCTGTCGCGTTGGTCTCTCCAATCCAAAAAGATCCTGCAAAATATATAAAATTAATTAGCTCAAAAGCATATAAAACAAAGTCTTCAATAACCACAAAAGGTCAAAAATAATCCTACATATAAACAAATAACAAGCTATATTCTAATCCAAATATTCTAAGCATATAAGCCAAACATCAAAATCTAAATACATTAATCAGAAATCTTAGATTCCACACAATTCTTTTTATATCTATCTAGTATCAGAGCATGGGAtatctctccctccctcccctccctctctctgtgtCACGGAGTCGGGCTGTGGTACAATCTTGACTGCAATGACTTCCATGGTCGTTAGCACTTCCGGTTGGCCAGGACGACGCATGGCTTCGAGTATCGCGGCCAGTCGCTCGCTCTCGCCGTCCATCTGGATGGCTGCGTCCCGTTGGGCAGCGCGCGGATCTGACAGACTGACAACCTTCTGTTGTACGCGGTCTCCGGCTGAGGGAGTGATGATGAGAGTGACCTCGTCCGTAGACCGTCGTAGCCGGAAGCACGGCCATGAGTGCCTGATGAGAGGATGGAATGCGGCGTCCCAATCTAACTCAATTCTGACATAGTCAGCCATAAATCATAAGTGGGCATGAGTAATGCACATCTTTGCGCAAACCATGCGAGTGCATCGTATAGTAACACAGCAACTTACTCAAATCTGTATTAATGGAATCGATTCCATAGATAAACAGTTTTGCACAAACGAAGACATGTTTATTAGCTTCGGCTACAGCGGCCCACCTGAACGACCAGCACCTATATCAAGTTTCAAGCTCTCCTGCAACAGATCTTATATACATGGGCCCAAAAAATGCAGAACCTATCGCGGAAATGTCGACAAACCAAATGAGTTATTCTGACCACAAGGCTCTTCTCTAGAGAGCCTCTTCTCCACAGAGGTCTCCTAACTTCTAGATTTTAACCATCTAAGATTTAACCACGCAATATACTAAGCACTTTCTACAGGGGAAAGGGTTGGGGAATTTACTACATAGCGTGAATCTATGTTATATATAAGGGATGCCACTTCTCAAGGACCCTTTGTGCTCTTTTGCCTTTTCTCTTCTAGCTCTGACGCCTCGTTCAGCATGTCCACAGCATCGCTCTGCATGTTCAGCTTGGATAGCGCAACTGCCTGCATGTAGAATGCTGTTGGCCAATCAGGGGAGACGATCTGTGCTTGCATGGCATCACGGAGGGCAGCATCAGGTTGGTCACACATAAGGTAGCACAAGCTGCGTCTGGCAAACACAGTTGGTGACACCATTGTCCCCACATCAACAAACTGTGAAACACAGGGAAAGGATGAATCAGCTACATTGGATTGATATATCTGAGGACACTAATAAGGGCTTTCATGAACAATAAAGCACATGCCCACCTGACTGTAACAATCGATTGCTGCCTTAAAATCTTTGTCTTTAAAGGCAAAGTCGCCACGTTTCCTTGCATCCAACATATCCCTCATCTGCTGTGTCCATTCTTGAAAAGATAGCTGCAGCATGGAGAATGACAGTGGGTGTAACAGATCATACAGAGCAGGAAGACTGGAACCAGGATGCACTGATTTCTTTTACCTCATTGGACCCTTCATCATCTCTGTAATGTGTCGTGAATAGGATCTGATGGATGGCAGTTAGGTCCATCCTGGAACAGGCTTCTCCCATGGGAGAAAGAGGGCGCAGTGGAGTAGGAGGTGCCTGTGGTTCTTCCACAGGCTTTGGAATTCCAAGCATCACATAGGATGGTACCTGTTCCATATTTTGCAAAGGAACAGCAGCAATTATCAGGTGCATTAAAACTTTGTGGTAAACCGTACACTTTTGTAAGAGATATAATATACCTAACAACAATAGtagtaaatcaaatatttgcgcaTTTTGATCTAAATATTTTGTAAATGTAGTATACGAAGGCAAGCTGGTAACATAATCTATCTGTGCAGTGGTGCAGGAAAGCATCTACCATACAGAGTCTGATAAATTGGACACATACCAAGGATTTCTCTGTTCTTATTAACTTTTACTGTCGCATCATGCCAAATATAGCTTTTACAGGGCAATAAATAAAGCAACATCACACAGTAGTTGTGGAACACAGTCATTAGCATGAGATATGTGTGATGCTAGGACATTAAATGTACTCCTTTCACAAAGACTTAATCATATATGAAATACAGAACAAATATGGTTACCTCTAATTTTTTCTGCAAAGGCTCCAGTATGGAAACCAACTTTTTAATGTCAGGACGATCTCTTGGCTCATACTGTAGACATTGAGAAGCAAGGTTCACCAGTGTAATAGCCACCTCTGCCGAGTAGTTTCCCTCCAGATGTGAATCCATTACTGCTTGGATGTTTCTGCCTCTCATGATATCAAGTGCCTGAATGCAAGGAATgcatatatacattattaccaGTGGCATACTTCTACTGTACGTATTTTTTAGTTTATGCTTGGATAAAGAATTATGCAGGGTTTAATTTCCACAGTGCAGAAGATGTGCCAGAGATTAAGTTTGAGAAACAATTTCACTGCAATTTGCAAGCATGGGTGTTCACTGGTATCCAACTGGCATGTGCATTTCTGTATTTGCCGAAACAGGCCTTGTATCTAAGAAAGCGTAAGACATTTCTTGCAAGAAACTTACATGTGAAGGAGGTATACGTTTTCCACTGAGAAGGTCGAGAAGTACGGTGCCAAAACTGAATATGACACTTTCTGGAGTAACCCTGCCTGAAAGAACATAAGTTGGCTAAAAAAAAGAACTTGAAAAGTTTCTTGCTGTTTTGTTTTGTCATTATTTAGCTACTTCAGTAACACAAGGAGGAAATAATAGATATGGCCCACTGACCACACCATCTCATGGCACTTGGTAATTGCCTTAGCAAGGGTGCAATATGCTCAATTTGAATAGCACTTATGAAATGAATCAGAAAACCATAAACCAAGTCACTAGTCCTTCTAAAAATTTAAATTCCAGATGTACACTATATTTTGTCTTTCAAAAGAAAAAGATAAACACAATTTTATAGAACTTAACTTTGGGAAATCTTGTCAGCATTTTCTTGAATAGGAATCTTGTCAATTTACATCAACAACAACCAAAAAAGGCTTCTCTGCTAGAATCTATCAGTTCTAGTTAGTGTTGAGCAAGCGGAGAAAAAAAATAATTCTCCTTGTAAGTGTAGCAGAAAAATTGCAGTCAGAAAAATAGTACTATAAAAAGAACTAAGTTTCAGAGAAACCACTGAAATACCTAAAAAACGTGAAAGATTTCATTACTAAACATGAAACTGAAACTTCTTTCAGGAAAAAGCATCAAGTGAAGAGATAGATACCATTTCTGAGATATTCTGGAGGTGTATATGCTAGGTTCGTGCTATAGCTTTTGCCATCCCTACTGTTTTTCATCAGACCAAAGCATGACAGACGCGGGTCACCATTCTGCAATCAGGAAGTTCATTGTAACAATTTCGTTTTATTTGAAAATAAGATAATTGGTATAACATGACATATTCAACTGCTGGAAGCAATTACCATCTTATAAAACATGCTACATGAAATTGTTAACAAAAGAACATAATGCATGCCATGTTACGAAGTCCAATATCAGTTCAGATCTGCAACTCGTATAGGTTTCTTTAAGTGTTTCTATACCCTTCTAGTCAGCACCGCAGCAGAGAAATCAGCTGgcattttcaacttttagcccATTCTTCCAACAACTGGAGCGAGCAAATGGCAAACTGATGTCTAGTGGCCCtcaatttttaaattttttggTTTAGTAAGAGGCAGAGATCCAGACTTGCAAGTCACCATCCCAGTATGTACTAATGATATTGCCATAAACAATGAATGTCATCGATAAAATTATCAAGGGCATATGCCACATGGTCAGCAACACAACACCATAATAAGGCTTTATACACCACTTGCAGTACTCTATGCCCAAACAAACTGCACAGATTGCCCGTTTACCTCGTCAAAGAGGACCCTGTATGCATTTAAGTCATGATATAAAGGCCTCTCCTTGATACTACAATATTCCAATGCTTGGGAGATGTAGTATGCAACTCTCAGACGCATAGCCCATTCTATAGTCTGGTTTTCCCCTGCACATGAGGAAAATCACCGTGACGAATAAATCAGAACAAGTCAATTGTTGTTTCCAATATCGTGTTTGTTCATAAATATTAAGTAAAGCCATCTGGTAAATGCAATCGATGTTCGTCACCTTACTAAAGATTAGGAAAACAAGCTACCAAAGTCCATTTCAACGCCTAAACTCatgaatttcaaattattttcacATTTGAACTGATGCAATAATCAGAATCAGCACAGCAGGCACAGACAACGGCAGCGAGAGTACAAACAAAGCATAACAATTCGCCTGTCTTTGGTCACGTATCTCACTTACTTTACTTACCATTCACCAGAATTGCACAACATTTGCTTAGTAACGAGTCCCAAACTTTGGGGAATGATCAAATGTTACAGGTAACGGTTTGCAGAGGACGAGAGGGGCTCACAGTGAAACAGGTGCTTTGCGAGGGTGTCGTTGGGCATGAACTCGGCGACGAGCAGGCGCTCGTCGCCATCGCAGCAGTAGCCGATCAGGTTCGCTATCCTCCGGTGCCGCAGGGCCCCCACCCCCTTCGCTTCCTCCTGCACCCAAATCAACCGCCCGTCAAAAACCCACGCATCCCGAAGCCCCCAATTCCGTAAATAAAACGGCCGCGCTCGCCCACCGCGAACTGCTTGGGGTCGGGCCACGCGAGCTTGGCGAACTTCTTCACGGCAatcgcgcgcggcggggcgccggcggggcCCTTGAGCTGGCCCCTGTATACGAGGTTGGGCGCCTTCTCGCCGCTCTCGGAGACGATGTTCTCGGCCGCGAACCCGCCCGTGGCCGCGCGGAGGTCCGCCAGGGAGAACTCCGCGAACGCCGGGAcatccccgcccccgccgccgccgcccgcgcgggcCGGGTGCGCGTTCGGGGACGGGCGGCTCGTcgtcggtggcggcggaggcgggcggtGCCGGGGTGGCTTCTCCGCGGCGTGGGCCCCCGCACCCGCCCCCGGCCGCAGCGAGGAGCGGCAGCAACCCATCAAGTGTGAAAGGCGTGGCGGCCTCGCGGTCCGGGCCGGTCCCCTCCCTTTCCGCGGCTGGTGTGGTGTGCGCGTGGGGTTGGTTGGCTTTGGCTGGAGTTTGTCCAACTCGCCCCCGCCTTCCCTGTCCAAAGGCCGCTGGTTCGTTCGGCCGGTCCGGGGTTTGGGGGTTTCCACGCCGTGCGCGGCTCGTGTTCGTGGACCGACCCCGTGCGTGGCACAAGCACGAAGCTTTGGATTGGTGAGATTTGTGGCCAATTGGCCGTGTGGGAAGAGGGGTGTGGAGGTTAGGTCTAGGGTTTACTAATCTTCAATCCAAATCGGTTCACACGATAGCTAAGATATAGGAGCGGCGGGGAGTCCATGCTGGAAAAGGAGACTACACATTCGTCGGGGAGGCAGACCGATCGAGAGCGAGCGTGTTACGAGAACAAAATGGACCGTGCTCGCTGTGCTCAGAACCTTCGTGTGTCGCAACTACATGTTCAAAGTCAACGCGAGAACAAAATGGACCGGGAGGCACGTCGCGATTCGACACAGCAGGCCCAAGCCCAGTTGGTGCTGGGAGACTCGCCGCACGTCGCAGTGGACAGACAGCCCTCGAGTGGCGTCCAAGCGAACACGTTTCGTAGGCGACGGCCGACGGGCCGTCTTCTTCCATGCACGGCTCTCGCCTTCTCGTTAGGTAGCTTGGAACTGAAGAACCTTCTGGGAACTTCCTTCGGTCGTCATCGTGCCCAACTGCCAGTACAACGAGCTGCTGAGCTCCGCTGCAATACGGCAGCCGACGCGCACGCGGCACGCCATTACAATGTACAGAGGGTGGTCTCTTTGCGCCCGAGATTGAACCCACGTGATCCATTCCATCCATCCGAAAAGAGGGCGTCCTCCTGCAGGCTCCAGCGCACCAGCAACCGTCGCCCCCCGTAGCCGGCGGCGACGAGATGGCCGCGCTCGCCGGGCCAGGCGGCCTCCCCGGGAGCCGGGACGACCCGcggcaactttaccgtgaaaaGGATATGCCCTCGCCAACACACCCCAGATCACAGTTATGGTCGCCGTAGCTCGCACCTCGCAGTGCGACAGCGGCAGCACGGACCCCGCCGATACAATCTGCGAGTCCTGCTCGGTGACACAAAAATGGTTGAGCTCGCGAGATTTATCGGAAATACCTGTCTAGGCTTGTAGCGCTAAACTAGTGAGATTTACCTGAAATCGTGATGAAAACCTTGCTTCTGAAATTTGAGCCTTTTCTGAACTACAGAAATCCGGGACACAAAAATGGTAGAACTTACTGAAATATGAAACTTGAAGCTCAAAAATGGGTTGCGTTGAAAGTTTCTAACAAATTGAACGAAAAGGTTAATGTCGTCTTTGTCGAGTTTCAGAATGGGTTCTGAGACATAAAGTTTTAGTTTGCAACTTGTAACCAGGATACATGTAGAAGGTACGCGCGGTGCGTGGAACACATAACATAGATAACACCAATTTTATTCAAAAAGCATCATGGAAATAAAACCGTAGAGGCACGCGATGGAGGAGCAGATCACCGACCATGATTACCGGCCGCCTAGGAGGGAACCCTCCGATATTGTGTTGCAGGACGACCATGTCAAGGTCGGCAACGACCTAAAAGTCGAAGGACGGCTCCATCAGTTCTGGTGACCACCCGTGGAGGAGAGGTGAGGCTGGCGGAAGGCCAGCAGACGCTTGGGAAACGTGTACGTGAAGAGGAGCAGCACCCGAAAATGTGTGGGACAGTAGAGAAGAGAAACGCTAGGCACTATTTTTATCATTATTCATTAACTAAAATAATAGTTTTCCTAGGGAAGTCGCCGGCAGCAGAAGACGGCCAAAGAGCCGGCGTCCGAGAAGACGAGCACGGCCTCCTCCTGCATCTCCGCCTCGCCGTCCAGATACTGGCAAACCTGCCGCATGCTGGGCCTCGCTCGCTTCCGGCCGCGACTAGCTGCACATGAGGCCCAACCACAGCACCGGCCTCTCGCCCCCTCCTTGTGTAGCGCCCGTCGAGCCTCTTGTCCACGGCGCCCACCAGGTCGCCCCTGGCGCCATGGTCCCAGACCCACCGCAGTAGGTTGACCCCGGTGACGGGGTCGATGGGCCGGCGGCCGCAGGCGACCTCG from Panicum hallii strain FIL2 chromosome 9, PHallii_v3.1, whole genome shotgun sequence includes:
- the LOC112875839 gene encoding serine/threonine-protein kinase BSK1-2-like produces the protein MGCCRSSLRPGAGAGAHAAEKPPRHRPPPPPPTTSRPSPNAHPARAGGGGGGGDVPAFAEFSLADLRAATGGFAAENIVSESGEKAPNLVYRGQLKGPAGAPPRAIAVKKFAKLAWPDPKQFAEEAKGVGALRHRRIANLIGYCCDGDERLLVAEFMPNDTLAKHLFHWENQTIEWAMRLRVAYYISQALEYCSIKERPLYHDLNAYRVLFDENGDPRLSCFGLMKNSRDGKSYSTNLAYTPPEYLRNGRVTPESVIFSFGTVLLDLLSGKRIPPSHALDIMRGRNIQAVMDSHLEGNYSAEVAITLVNLASQCLQYEPRDRPDIKKLVSILEPLQKKLEVPSYVMLGIPKPVEEPQAPPTPLRPLSPMGEACSRMDLTAIHQILFTTHYRDDEGSNELSFQEWTQQMRDMLDARKRGDFAFKDKDFKAAIDCYSQFVDVGTMVSPTVFARRSLCYLMCDQPDAALRDAMQAQIVSPDWPTAFYMQAVALSKLNMQSDAVDMLNEASELEEKRQKSTKGP